In Poecilia reticulata strain Guanapo linkage group LG1, Guppy_female_1.0+MT, whole genome shotgun sequence, one genomic interval encodes:
- the pgam1b gene encoding phosphoglycerate mutase 1b, whose protein sequence is MAAYKLVLIRHGESAWNQENRFCGWFDADLSEAGEKEAKRGGQALKDAGYEFDICYTSVLKRAVRTLWYVLDSIDQMWLPVHRTWRLNERHYGGLTGLNKAETAAKHGEAQVKIWRRSFDVPPPPMDEGHNYYQNISKDRRYGDLTGDQLPSCESLKDTIARALPFWNEEIVPQIKKGKRVLIAAHGNSLRGIVKHLEGMTEEAIMELNLPTGIPIVYELDKNLKPTGPMQFLGDEETVKKAMEAVAAQGKAKK, encoded by the exons ATGGCTGCCTACAAGTTGGTTCTGATCCGCCACGGAGAGAGCGCCTGGAACCAGGAGAACCGCTTCTGTGGCTGGTTCGACGCCGACCTGAGCGAGGCCGGAGAGAAGGAAGCGAAAAGGGGAGGACAGGCCCTGAAAG ATGCCGGCTATGAGTTTGATATCTGCTACACCTCYGTCCTTAAGAGGGCCGTCCGGACCCTGTGGTATGTCCTGGACAGCATCGACCAAATGTGGCTGCCCGTCCACCGAACCTGGCGGCTCAACGAGCGSCACTACGGCGGCCTGACGGGGCTGAATAAGGCAGAAACTGCTGCCAAACACGGGGAGGCTCAGGTGAAGATCTGGAGGCGTTCCTTCGACGTTCCTCCCCCACCCATGGACGAAGGACACAACTACTACCAGAATATCAGCAAG GACCGGCGTTATGGTGACCTGACGGGGGATCAGCTTCCCAGCTGTGAAAGTCTCAAGGACACCATTGCCAGGGCGCTTCCTTTCTGGAACGAGGAAATTGTTCCCCAGATCAAGAAAGGAAAGCGGGTGCTTATCGCCGCCCATGGCAACAGCCTGCGGGGCATCGTCAAGCATCTCGAGG GGATGACGGAGGAAGCCATCATGGAGCTGAACCTGCCCACAGGCATTCCCATTGTGTACGAGCTGGACAAGAACCTGAAGCCCACCGGACCCATGCAGTTCCTGGGAGACGAGGAGACCGTTAAGAAGGCCATGGAAGCGGTGGCCGCTCAGGGCAAAGCCAAGAAATAG
- the knop1 gene encoding lysine-rich nucleolar protein 1, whose protein sequence is MEGENGEANIIKTEKKQKREQISSLEIQICAAENGSQAKIKKKRKKVETVAKEKEDEVDQKKDKKKAKRKKHDGVSSTIETDDGDKRKKKPAGDGVIQTENITLKAGKLEKEKRKEEKLKDKRVQIKPEDMKVEEDEEMLIRSNNRKKPKKGKGKLLVFLEKKLEEKCVQVKPENMKVEEDEEMPIRSNNRKKQKGKVLVSRTAETKLVVVEKKKKTPAITNGVGETKAKKKAKVLENGIKVEKKETEDSKVKLKRKKEKESKSEGNEIKAKRKKSTEDEEILPKKKNKLKNKEIAVEEDVSEVKIKKKTKSKKAKEEDGNVEAEEMEPQKKKRKRVKEEEDVEDSIALAAEPQSKKSKKKKNLAKEGQDVNTEAKATGKKKKKNKEEQVDSQDFPKGDVVFLSAKPGNSDEVAINQERRKALQMEIEEASQPHKPDKPAGLGQWSTAQFDSSQQQQKFLRLMGGFKKGFQPARAAAGGANMALGKDAQQHLQQGLLRQFERAHAQKMDFSSRGAGLGFTAPSHKKFSIDINASRSVRFDD, encoded by the exons ATGGAGGGGGAGAACGGCGAGGCAAATATAATAAAGACggagaaaaagcagaagagagAACAAATAAGTTCACTAGAAATCCAAATCTGTGCAGCTGAGAACGGGAGCCAAGCcaagattaaaaagaaaaggaaaaaagtagaaaCGGTggcaaaagaaaaggaggatgAAGTCGATcagaagaaagacaagaaaaaagcGAAAAGGAAGAAACATGATGGTGTTTCTTCAACTATTGAAACGGATGACGGCgataagaggaagaagaagcCGGCAGGAGACGGTGtaattcaaacagaaaacattaccTTGAAGGCTGGAAAATTGGAgaaggagaaaaggaaagaggagaaacTCAAGGACAAACGTGTACAAATCAAACCAGAAGATATGAAGGTAGAAGAAGACGAGGAAATGCTGATCAGAAGTAATAATCGCAAGAAACCCAAGAAAGGAAAAGGCAAACTTTTAGTTTTCCTTGAGAAGAAACTCGAGGAAAAATGTGTGCAAGTCAAACCAGAAAATATGAAGGTAGAAGAAGACGAGGAAATGCCAATCAGAAGTAATAATCGCAAGAAGCAAAAAGGCAAGGTTTTAGTTTCGAGGACAGCTGAGACTAAATTGGTagttgtagaaaagaaaaagaaaactcctGCAATTACTAATGGAGTTggtgaaacaaaagcaaaaaagaaagcaaaagtgCTGGAAAATGggataaaagtggaaaaaaaagagacagaggacagcaaggtgaaattaaaaaggaagaaagagaaggagagtAAATCTGAGGGAAACGAAATCaaagcaaagaggaaaaagtcGACAGAGGACGAGGAAATTctcccaaagaaaaaaaacaagttaaaaaacaaagagattgCTGTAGAGGAAGATGTAAGCGAGGTAaagatcaaaaagaaaacaaagagtaaaaaagCCAAAGAGGAAGATGGAAACGTAGAAGCAGAGGAGATGGagccacagaagaagaaaaggaaaagagtgaaggaggaagaggatgtgGAGGACAGCATCGCTCTGGCTGCTGAGCCGCAGAGCAAgaagagcaaaaagaagaaaaacttggCTAAAGAAGGTCAGGACGTGAACACCGAGGCCAAGGCTAcggggaaaaagaagaaaaaaaacaaagaagagcaGGTAGACTCACAG GACTTTCCCAAAGGCGATGTGGTTTTCCTGTCAGCAAAGCCCGGAAACAGCGATGAGGTCGCCATTAATCAG GAGAGAAGAAAAGCTCTTCAAATGGAGATTGAGGAGGCTTCCCAACCTCATAAACCGGATAAACCTGCA GGTTTGGGTCAGTGGAGTACCGCTCAGTTCGACAGCTCCCAACAACAGCAGAAGTTCCTGCGACTGATGGGCGGCTTCAAGAAGGGCTTCCAGCCGGCCAGGGCCGCGGCTGGAGGAGCCAACATGGCGCTGGGGAAGGACGCgcagcagcatctgcagcaaGGACTTCTGAGACAGTTTGAGCGAGCACACGCACAGAAAATGGACTTCAGCAGCAGAGGGGCGGGACTTGGGTTTACGGCGCCCTCCCATAAGAAGTTCTCCATCGACATCAATGCGTCTCGATCCGTCCGCTTTGATGACTAA
- the LOC103465777 gene encoding zinc finger and BTB domain-containing protein 14 isoform X1: MKPQLSGAQRRAFAPSLCGSEAVRSIQEELVAAIHGALEVAVEIAVREVRTLVGQATSDMYVELRRENESLKEKLQRAEEMLAECERLEDNDRGVMRRGEAPHPTPCGLNTNATTESAEIRSELAGHGRPGPDVRGEYMNRREELLANVASEQEKDHNKDPTEMTSRMIALKNEGVITCRNPRAPESAQPLSTAIKSTMQEVIVKQERLEEQRSGASCCLQLIKEENLSMEGIGWPPEETDIQSQDPETRLLGARVDQACPPDVSSSLPSASDLQSVSPEFPNIFHLAEQASVSQVPPQVHRFHLEAGRSVAGVPTCKFCGQTFPLPSLLRRHYGQCRQRLQQRCLPPVAGGPRTRLQLYPPGCSPFRCTVCSREFNRLENLKTHLRIHTGERPYTCSVCLKCFRHSGALTRHFRIHTGEKPYVCGQCGKSFRNCGGLKFHQRSHSDNQQ, encoded by the exons ATGAAGCCGCAGCTGTCCGGGGCGCAAAGGCGAGCGTTTGCGCCTTCATTATGCGGATCTGAGGCTGTGCGATCAATTCAAGAGGAGCTTGTTGCTGCGATACACGGAGCTCTGGAAGTGGCTGTGGAGATCGCAGTCCGGGAGGTGCGAACGCTCGTAGGTCAGGCGACAAGCGACATGTATGTAGAGCTGCGGAGGGAAAACGAGTCCCTGAAAGAGAAGCTGCAGCGGGCAGAAGAGATGCTGGCTGAATGTGAGCGGCTTGAGGATAATGACAGAGGCGTTATGCGAAGAGGCGAGGCGCCCCACCCTACGCCCTGCGGTCTAAACACAAATGCTACAACAGAAAGCGCCGAGATCAGGAGTGAACTTGCAGGTCACGGCCGCCCTGGCCCGGATGTTCGAGGTGAATATATGAACAGACGTGAAGAGCTGCTAGCCAATGTAGCCTCAGAACAAGAAAAGGATCATAATAAAG atccCACCGAGATGACATCTCGGATGATTGCATTGAAAAACGAAGGYGTGATAACATGTCGAAACCCACGAGCTCCAGAGTCGGCGCAGCCTCTCAGCACAGCCATCAAATCTACAATGCAGGAAGTAATCGTGAAGCAGGAAAGACTGGAAGAGCAAAGGAGTGGGGCATCCTGCTGCTTGCAAttaattaaagaggaaaacttaAGCATGGAGGGCATCGGGTGGCCGCCAGAGGAGACAGATATTCAGAGTCAAGATCCAGAGACTCGTCTTCTCGGTGCAAGGGTAGATCAAG CTTGTCCTCCAGACGTGAGCAGCAGCCTCCCTTCAGCCTCCGACCTCCAGTCCGTCTCCCCAGAGTTTCCAAACATCTTCCACCTGGCCGAACAAGCTTCCGTATCACAAGTTCCTCCGCAGGTCCACAGATTCCACCTGGAGGCAGGCCGCAGCGTCGCCGGCGTTCCCACGTGCAAGTTCTGCGGTCAGACCTTCCCCCTGCCCAGCCTGCTGCGGCGACACTACGGCCAGTGCCGCCAGAGGCTCCAGCAGCGCTGTCTGCCGCCCGTAGCGGGGGGCCCGCGAACCAGGCTGCAGCTGTACCCCCCGGGCTGCAGCCCCTTCCGCTGCACCGTGTGCAGCCGAGAGTTCAACCGCTTGGAGAACCTGAAGACCCACCTGCGCATCCACACCGGAGAGAGGCCGTACACCTGCTCCGTGTGCCTCAAGTGCTTCCGCCACTCGGGAGCACTCACCCGGCATTTCCGCATCCACACCGGGGAGAAGCCGTACGTCTGCGGGCAGTGCGGGAAGTCGTTCAGGAACTGTGGAGGGCTCAAATTCCACCAGCGCTCTCACAGCGATAACCAGCAGTAG
- the pi4k2a gene encoding phosphatidylinositol 4-kinase type 2-alpha: MDETSPLVSPLRDSGDFSYTEPNSPRGAFGSTPGSVVRIPAGSPGRSRERQPLLDRERGHASREPHRNEFPEDPEFREIIRKAERAIEEGIYPERIYQGSSGSYFVKDSQGKIIGVFKPKNEEPYGQLNPKWTKWLQKLCCPCCFGRDCLVLNQGYLSEAGASLVDQKLELNIVPRTKVVYLASETFNYSAIDRVKSRGKRLALEKVPKVGQRFHRIGLPPKVGSFQMFVDGYKDADFWLRRFEAEPLPENTNRQLQLQFERLVVLDYIIRNTDRGNDNWLLKYDCPMDSGGNRDTDWVVVKEPIIKLAAIDNGLAFPLKHPDSWRAYPFYWAWLSQAKVAFSMEIKELVLPKLSDPNFIKDLEEDLYELFKKDPGFDRGQFHKQVSVMRGQILNLCQALKDGKSPLQLVQMPPVIVETARAPQRANSESYTQSFQSRRPFFTWW, from the exons ATGGACGAGACAAGTCCGCTTGTCTCTCCGCTCCGGGACTCTGGGGATTTCAGCTACACGGAGCCTAACAGCCCCCGAGGCGCCTTCGGGAGCACACCGGGCTCCGTGGTGCGCATCCCGGCCGGGAGTCCCGGACGGAGCCGGGAGAGGCAGCCGCTCTTGGACAGGGAGCGAGGACACGCTTCTCGGGAGCCGCACAGGAACGAGTTCCCGGAAGATCCCGAGTTCAGGGAGATCATCCGCAAGGCCGAACGAGCCATAGAGGAAGGGATATACCCAGAGAGGATCTACCAGGGCTCCAGTGGAAGCTATTTTGTCAAAGACTCTCAGGGG AAAATTATTGGTGTCTTCAAGCCAAAAAATGAAGAACCGTACGGCCAGCTGAATCCCAAGTGGACGAAGTGGCTCCAGAAACTGTGCTGTCCTTGCTGCTTCGGCCGCGACTGTTTGGTTCTAAACCAAGGCTACCTCTCAGAGGCCGGGGCCAGCCTGGTTGATCAGAAACTGGAGCTCAACATTGTCCCCCGGACCAAG GTGGTGTATTTGGCAAGTGAAACATTCAACTACAGTGCCATAGACAGGGTCAAGTCTAGAGGGAAAAGGCTGGCTCTGGAGAAGGTGCCCAAAGTTGGTCAGCGCTTCCACCGAATTGGACTGCCACCTAAG GTCGGGTCCTTCCAAATGTTTGTCGACGGATACAAGGATGCAGATTTCTGGCTGCGGAGGTTTGAAGCGGAGCCTTTGCCGGAAAACACAAACCGTCAGCTACAGCTGCAGTTTGAACGCCTYGTGGTCCTGGACTACATCATCAGGAACACGG atAGAGGAAATGACAACTGGCTGCTGAAATAYGATTGTCCCATGGACTCTGGTGGGAACAGG gACACAGATTGGGTTGTAGTCAAGGAACCCATCATCAAGCTGGCAGCTATAGACAACGGCCTTGCCTTTCCTCTCAAACACCCCGACTCCTGGAGAGCTT ACCCATTCTACTGGGCATGGCTGTCCCAAGCCAAGGTGGCTTTCTCCATGGAAATCAAAGAGCTGGTGCTTCCCAAACTATCTGATCCGAACTTCATCAAAGACCTGGAAGAGGACCTCTACGAACTATTTAAG AAAGATCCGGGCTTCGACAGGGGACAGTTTCACAAGCAAGTGTCTGTCATGAGGGGCCAG ATCTTAAACCTGTGCCAAGCACTGAAAGACGGTAAATCCCCGCTCCAGTTGGTCCAGATGCCCCCGGTTATTGTTGAAACGGCGAGAGCGCCTCAGAGAGCCAACAGTGAATCCTACACACAGAGTTTCCAGAGCAGAAGACCCTTCTTCACCTGGTGGTAg
- the LOC103465777 gene encoding zinc finger protein 62 isoform X2 — MKPQLSGAQRRAFAPSLCGSEAVRSIQEELVAAIHGALEVAVEIAVREVRTLVGQATSDMYVELRRENESLKEKLQRAEEMLAECERLEDNDRGVMRRGEAPHPTPCGLNTNATTESAEIRSELAGHGRPGPDVRDPTEMTSRMIALKNEGVITCRNPRAPESAQPLSTAIKSTMQEVIVKQERLEEQRSGASCCLQLIKEENLSMEGIGWPPEETDIQSQDPETRLLGARVDQACPPDVSSSLPSASDLQSVSPEFPNIFHLAEQASVSQVPPQVHRFHLEAGRSVAGVPTCKFCGQTFPLPSLLRRHYGQCRQRLQQRCLPPVAGGPRTRLQLYPPGCSPFRCTVCSREFNRLENLKTHLRIHTGERPYTCSVCLKCFRHSGALTRHFRIHTGEKPYVCGQCGKSFRNCGGLKFHQRSHSDNQQ; from the exons ATGAAGCCGCAGCTGTCCGGGGCGCAAAGGCGAGCGTTTGCGCCTTCATTATGCGGATCTGAGGCTGTGCGATCAATTCAAGAGGAGCTTGTTGCTGCGATACACGGAGCTCTGGAAGTGGCTGTGGAGATCGCAGTCCGGGAGGTGCGAACGCTCGTAGGTCAGGCGACAAGCGACATGTATGTAGAGCTGCGGAGGGAAAACGAGTCCCTGAAAGAGAAGCTGCAGCGGGCAGAAGAGATGCTGGCTGAATGTGAGCGGCTTGAGGATAATGACAGAGGCGTTATGCGAAGAGGCGAGGCGCCCCACCCTACGCCCTGCGGTCTAAACACAAATGCTACAACAGAAAGCGCCGAGATCAGGAGTGAACTTGCAGGTCACGGCCGCCCTGGCCCGGATGTTCGAG atccCACCGAGATGACATCTCGGATGATTGCATTGAAAAACGAAGGYGTGATAACATGTCGAAACCCACGAGCTCCAGAGTCGGCGCAGCCTCTCAGCACAGCCATCAAATCTACAATGCAGGAAGTAATCGTGAAGCAGGAAAGACTGGAAGAGCAAAGGAGTGGGGCATCCTGCTGCTTGCAAttaattaaagaggaaaacttaAGCATGGAGGGCATCGGGTGGCCGCCAGAGGAGACAGATATTCAGAGTCAAGATCCAGAGACTCGTCTTCTCGGTGCAAGGGTAGATCAAG CTTGTCCTCCAGACGTGAGCAGCAGCCTCCCTTCAGCCTCCGACCTCCAGTCCGTCTCCCCAGAGTTTCCAAACATCTTCCACCTGGCCGAACAAGCTTCCGTATCACAAGTTCCTCCGCAGGTCCACAGATTCCACCTGGAGGCAGGCCGCAGCGTCGCCGGCGTTCCCACGTGCAAGTTCTGCGGTCAGACCTTCCCCCTGCCCAGCCTGCTGCGGCGACACTACGGCCAGTGCCGCCAGAGGCTCCAGCAGCGCTGTCTGCCGCCCGTAGCGGGGGGCCCGCGAACCAGGCTGCAGCTGTACCCCCCGGGCTGCAGCCCCTTCCGCTGCACCGTGTGCAGCCGAGAGTTCAACCGCTTGGAGAACCTGAAGACCCACCTGCGCATCCACACCGGAGAGAGGCCGTACACCTGCTCCGTGTGCCTCAAGTGCTTCCGCCACTCGGGAGCACTCACCCGGCATTTCCGCATCCACACCGGGGAGAAGCCGTACGTCTGCGGGCAGTGCGGGAAGTCGTTCAGGAACTGTGGAGGGCTCAAATTCCACCAGCGCTCTCACAGCGATAACCAGCAGTAG
- the exosc1 gene encoding exosome complex component CSL4, with product MRWLSALPENMSPLRLCVPGEKLCSVEDCNQGTGVYQRHGYIYSSLAGYVMRKNEGEELPVISVVRETEALLLPDVGAIVTCKVTGINSRFAKVXILYVGSTPLKDRFRGTIRKEDVRESEKDKVDIYKSFRPGDIVLAKVISLGDVQSTYLLTTAENELGVVVAHSEAGAQMIPISWREMQCPQTNAKEFRKVARVQPEYLEA from the exons ATGAGGTGGCTCTCTGCTCTTCCCGAAAACATGTCGCCCCTGAGATTGTGTGTCCCAG GTGAGAAACTGTGCAGTGTAGAAGACTGTAATCAAGGCACCGGAGTGTATCAGCGACATGGCTACATCTACTCCTCCCTCGCTGGCTACGTAATGAGGAAGAACGAGGGAGAGGAG CTGCCGGTGATCTCAGTGGTGAGGGAAACTGAAGCACTGCTGCTGCCAGAYGTTGGAGCCATCGTCACCTGCAAG GTGACTGGCATCAACTCGAGGTTTGCGAAGGTCCAWATCCTCTATGTGGGRTCCACACCGCTGAAAGACCGCTTCAGAGGGACCATCAG AAAGGAAGACGTGAGAGAGTCGGAGAAAGACAAG GTGGACATATACAAAAGCTTCAGACCTGGTGACATTGTCCTGGCAAAAGTC ATTTCGCTYGGGGACGTTCAGTCTACCTACCTGTTGACGACAGCTGAGAACGAGCTGGGCGTGGTGGTGGCTCACAGCGAAGCAG GTGCCCAGATGATTCCCATCAGCTGGCGTGAGATGCAGTGCCCGCAGACCAACGCCAAGGAGTTTCGTAAAGTGGCCCGAGTTCAGCCCGAGTATCTGGAAGCCTGA